The proteins below come from a single Carnobacterium divergens DSM 20623 genomic window:
- a CDS encoding helix-turn-helix transcriptional regulator, giving the protein MKVERLISIIMVLLDKERISAQTLADRFEVSLRTIYRDIDAINMAGIPVRSISGVGGGIEIMPNYKIDRKTFSTNDLSAILMGLSNISNMMQSKELSNALAKVKSFIPANSAKDIELKANQIYIDLSPWMGGRDAQNYLEMIKKALHEKNNLSFDYADRYGNKTTRSVEPYQLVMKNSHWYVHGYCLKRNDFRLFRLFRMSNLQLEDTFFTPRDFEKPQLDFTNEVATMVETIQIRIHQSVMDKVLDFCAYEQFAPDGDEHYIVDFPFIENDYYYTILFSFGNKCECLEPQHIRTEMKRRVNELATMYEN; this is encoded by the coding sequence ATGAAAGTTGAAAGACTTATTAGTATTATTATGGTTCTCCTCGATAAGGAACGCATTAGTGCACAAACATTAGCGGATAGGTTTGAAGTTTCTCTTCGCACTATTTATCGTGACATAGATGCTATAAACATGGCTGGCATTCCTGTTCGATCGATATCCGGTGTGGGAGGCGGTATTGAGATTATGCCAAATTATAAGATTGATCGAAAAACATTTTCAACTAATGATCTTTCTGCTATTTTAATGGGGCTTTCCAATATTTCTAATATGATGCAAAGTAAGGAACTGTCAAATGCACTTGCAAAAGTAAAAAGTTTTATTCCTGCTAACAGCGCAAAAGATATTGAACTAAAAGCAAACCAAATTTATATAGACTTAAGTCCATGGATGGGTGGAAGAGATGCACAAAATTATTTAGAAATGATCAAAAAAGCTTTACATGAAAAAAATAATCTATCCTTTGACTATGCAGATCGCTATGGAAATAAAACTACTCGTTCAGTGGAGCCTTATCAATTGGTAATGAAAAATAGCCATTGGTATGTGCATGGGTATTGCCTGAAACGAAATGATTTCCGCTTATTTAGATTGTTTCGGATGTCTAATTTACAACTGGAAGATACTTTTTTTACACCACGCGATTTTGAAAAACCTCAGTTAGATTTTACTAATGAGGTGGCAACAATGGTAGAAACTATCCAGATTCGGATTCATCAATCCGTTATGGACAAAGTGCTTGATTTTTGTGCTTATGAACAATTTGCACCAGACGGGGATGAGCATTATATTGTTGATTTTCCTTTCATCGAAAACGACTATTACTACACTATTCTTTTCAGCTTTGGAAATAAATGTGAATGTTTAGAGCCACAACATATTCGCACAGAAATGAAGCGTAGAGTGAATGAATTAGCTACTATGTATGAAAATTAA
- the yeiL gene encoding transcriptional regulator YeiL has translation MKETSLQVYPGLNTTDFESLQRYFSNQMLDMAKIREYQNNEYITQATKPLDQLFFLLQGRAKIYITHENGKRNLLQFLTIGDFIGDLTVVGAEKVPKDVLAIGNTVCLAIPLKEIQKSEGLFFKKIAKYIGEKLLIRVEHFSRNQSYELKYRLAEIILQAEMNGIYHEKHVEIAEYLGVSYRHYTHVLKKLTEEGYLIKEDKGYLINKVQLKKLINEMNH, from the coding sequence ATGAAGGAAACTAGTTTACAAGTTTATCCAGGACTAAACACGACTGATTTTGAAAGCTTGCAGCGCTATTTTTCAAATCAGATGCTAGACATGGCTAAAATCAGAGAATATCAAAATAATGAATATATTACGCAAGCAACGAAACCGTTAGACCAGCTTTTCTTTTTACTGCAAGGCAGAGCAAAAATTTATATTACTCACGAAAATGGGAAAAGAAACTTGCTTCAATTTTTAACAATTGGAGATTTTATTGGAGATTTAACAGTAGTTGGAGCAGAGAAGGTACCTAAGGATGTATTAGCGATAGGTAATACAGTTTGTTTGGCTATACCATTGAAGGAAATTCAAAAATCAGAGGGGCTTTTTTTCAAGAAAATAGCCAAATACATCGGAGAAAAACTCCTTATTCGTGTAGAGCATTTTTCTAGAAATCAATCCTATGAATTAAAATATCGGCTGGCAGAAATTATTTTACAAGCTGAAATGAATGGCATTTACCATGAAAAACACGTTGAAATTGCAGAATACCTTGGCGTTAGTTATAGGCACTATACACATGTCTTAAAAAAACTGACGGAAGAAGGTTATTTGATCAAAGAAGACAAGGGCTATCTAATCAATAAGGTACAATTAAAAAAGCTTATAAACGAAATGAATCATTAA
- a CDS encoding aromatic acid exporter family protein: MKIGLRTIKTALGAAIAIFIADYLKLDYAVSAGVITILSVQNTKKKSITLAGQRFLSTALAIAIAIFFFLIIGFNPVSFGLYLLIFIPIASKLQLTDGIVVSSVLVTHLLIEESASFHWVLNCFLLMFVGVGTAIVLNLYMPSSEKKLKELQLMIEKDMKLVLLDFSKALKHVTEPHQLDASLQELNVTVLKAEKLAMEQFNNRLFDQSYYYIKYFDMRKMQLYVLKQIKVDITLCQLPTEQNKKLAEIFVATAESLHEDNPVIELLEEIKALFDYFRNSPLPTTRPEFENRAMLFQMLNDFNYFIEIKKVFYEEFRTERQLTQEE; the protein is encoded by the coding sequence ATGAAAATTGGATTACGTACAATTAAAACAGCCTTAGGAGCTGCTATTGCGATTTTTATTGCAGATTACTTAAAGTTAGACTATGCCGTTTCAGCCGGAGTGATAACGATATTAAGTGTTCAAAACACAAAGAAAAAATCCATTACTTTAGCAGGACAACGCTTCTTATCAACCGCATTAGCCATTGCCATCGCTATTTTCTTCTTTTTAATAATTGGATTTAATCCAGTATCATTTGGCCTTTATTTATTAATTTTTATTCCAATAGCTTCAAAACTTCAATTAACAGACGGTATTGTCGTTAGCTCAGTTCTCGTTACACATCTCTTGATAGAAGAAAGTGCTTCTTTTCACTGGGTTTTAAATTGTTTTTTATTAATGTTTGTCGGAGTAGGAACAGCAATTGTATTGAACCTATACATGCCTTCTAGTGAAAAAAAATTAAAAGAATTGCAATTGATGATTGAAAAAGACATGAAATTGGTACTCTTGGACTTTTCAAAAGCCTTAAAACACGTTACGGAACCTCATCAATTAGACGCTTCTTTGCAAGAATTGAATGTTACAGTATTAAAAGCAGAAAAATTAGCCATGGAACAATTTAATAATCGACTGTTTGATCAATCCTATTACTACATTAAATATTTCGATATGCGAAAAATGCAATTGTATGTCTTAAAACAAATCAAAGTAGACATTACCTTGTGTCAGTTGCCAACGGAGCAAAATAAGAAACTAGCAGAAATTTTTGTGGCTACAGCAGAAAGTCTTCATGAAGACAATCCTGTCATCGAGTTATTAGAAGAAATCAAAGCGCTATTTGATTATTTTAGAAATAGCCCGTTGCCAACGACGCGACCTGAATTTGAAAATCGTGCGATGTTGTTTCAAATGCTGAATGACTTTAACTATTTTATTGAAATAAAAAAAGTATTTTATGAAGAATTTCGAACGGAAAGACAGCTTACACAAGAAGAATAA
- a CDS encoding membrane protein: protein MNNIIKTFAFYILSAFGISLTIKASIGVSSFNSMNVALAEVFSIKVGTITTATNLGFLLLCLLLSKKNILKDYLLMFSALICFGIVINFFLYDILASFTLNTYFLNVGLFILGTVIAGFGTGQVLAIGVLKFPIEKFCELMATKTVHSFAWYRYGLDIFFVLTSLTLSFLFHFPILIREGTLISLLLLSGIISWSKNLSLNNKKEIESEV from the coding sequence ATGAATAACATCATTAAAACGTTTGCTTTTTATATCTTAAGTGCTTTTGGTATCAGTCTAACCATTAAAGCCAGTATTGGGGTAAGCAGCTTCAACTCCATGAATGTCGCATTAGCTGAAGTCTTTTCTATTAAAGTTGGTACGATTACAACCGCGACCAATTTAGGGTTCCTTTTATTGTGCCTTCTGCTTTCTAAGAAAAATATTTTAAAAGACTATCTGCTCATGTTTAGCGCACTTATTTGCTTTGGCATCGTCATTAATTTTTTCCTCTATGATATTCTTGCTAGCTTTACCCTTAATACTTACTTCTTAAATGTTGGTCTCTTTATTCTAGGTACAGTTATTGCTGGTTTTGGAACGGGACAAGTATTAGCGATTGGTGTTCTTAAATTTCCAATCGAAAAATTTTGCGAATTAATGGCTACTAAAACTGTGCATTCATTTGCTTGGTATCGTTATGGGCTTGATATTTTTTTTGTACTCACTTCACTCACACTATCATTTTTATTTCATTTTCCAATTTTAATTAGAGAAGGAACCTTAATAAGTTTGTTGCTATTATCTGGCATCATTTCTTGGTCAAAAAACTTAAGCTTAAACAATAAAAAAGAGATTGAATCAGAAGTGTAG